The DNA segment AGTGTCCTCGACGGCACGGCGGGCCGCGCCTGGGGTCTCAATCGAGCGCGCGGCTCAGAGGTTGCTGTCGATGAAGGCCGTCAACTGGGACTTGGAGACGGCGCCGACCTTGGTGGCCTCGACTTCGCCGCCGCGGAAGAGCATCAGGGTCGGGATGCCGCGGATACCGTAGCGGGGCGGGGTGTTGGGGTTCTCGTCGATGTTGAGTTTGGCGATCTTGACGCGCCCGGCGTATTCGTCGGCGATCTCGTCGAGCACGGGAGCGATCATCTTGCAGGGTCCGCACCAGTCGGCCCAGTAGTCGACCAGCACCGGATCGGGGGATTTCAGAACCTCTTCTTCGAAAGAGTCATCGGTCACATGGACGATGCGATCGCTCACTGAAGTCGTCTCCCATTGTATTTATATGGACTTGATGGATTGGCGAAGGGCGTGAAGGCTCGCCGGAGCGGCGTCGCGCGTGGATCGGAACGAGGATGGGGCCTGTGAATTGGCGTTGGTATCGGCCCTTGAGTAAGATGCTATTTGATCCAAAGCGAA comes from the Allochromatium tepidum genome and includes:
- the trxA gene encoding thioredoxin TrxA, with the protein product MSDRIVHVTDDSFEEEVLKSPDPVLVDYWADWCGPCKMIAPVLDEIADEYAGRVKIAKLNIDENPNTPPRYGIRGIPTLMLFRGGEVEATKVGAVSKSQLTAFIDSNL